One genomic window of Ostrinia nubilalis chromosome W, ilOstNubi1.1, whole genome shotgun sequence includes the following:
- the LOC135086401 gene encoding uncharacterized protein LOC135086401 → MLKARSTRSGILAEDTRQELEWWESHCETNSLIYSPPPTHYLTTDASDTGWGAKLNNQSLQGTWSPNQQRLHCNSKEMTAIINVLRDQAQHLSSKSLPIQCDNRTVVSYLRHEGGTKSGALMRLTRTAFQILDQFRIHMTIHHIPGNYNCDADRLSRKKPSPEWHLLPRITQKIFTKWGEPAVDLFASQRAHVVQKYCTLDRKDSNATYYDAFSWEWSFHLAWDFPPPHLIPRVLAHLNNAEGTFLLIVPRWKNTFWRPDLKNWALAPPFTIKDLNAVLIDITTGLPPPKASEMTLEVWKCHGEANT, encoded by the coding sequence ATGTTGAAGGCTCGGTCAACGAGGAGCGGGATACTTGCCGAGGATACGAGGCAGGAACTCGAATGGTGGGAGTCGCACTGCGAGACAAACTCCCTCATCTACTCCCCCCCACCAACGCATTACCTGACGACAGATGCCAGCGATACGGGCTGGGGAGCGAAGTTAAACAATCAAAGCCTTCAAGGAACATGGAGCCCAAATCAGCAACGTCTCCATTGCAACTCGAAGGAAATGACTGCCATCATCAACGTCTTAAGAGACCAAGCTCAGCACCTGAGCTCAAAATCCCTCCCGATTCAATGCGACAATCGCACTGTGGTGTCCTATCTTCGCCACGAAGGGGGAACCAAATCTGGGGCCTTAATGAGATTAACCAGAACAGCATTTCAAATCTTGGACCAATTCCGCATTCACATGACCATCCATCACATCCCCGGCAACTACAATTGCGACGCCGATCGCTTATCCAGAAAAAAGCCGTCTCCAGAGTGGCATCTTCTACCAAGGATCACGCAAAAGATTTTCACCAAGTGGGGAGAACCGGCAGTAGATCTTTTTGCATCCCAACGAGCCCATGTGGTGCAAAAGTATTGCACACTCGACCGGAAAGACAGCAACGCGACATACTACGATGCGTTCAGCTGGGAATGGAGTTTTCACCTCGCTTGGGACTTCCCACCTCCACATCTCATCCCAAGAGTCCTGGCACACTTAAACAACGCGGAAGGGACCTTTCTCTTGATAGTCCCTCGGTGGAAGAACACATTTTGGAGACCAGATCTCAAAAACTGGGCTCTCGCACCCCCGTTCACCATCAAGGACCTGAACGCAGTGTTGATCGACATAACGACAGGACTGCCACCGCCGAAGGCATCAGAAATGACATTAGAAGTTTGGAAATGTCATGGGGAAGCCAATACCTAA
- the LOC135086399 gene encoding uncharacterized protein LOC135086399: protein MLKARSTRSGILAEDTRQELEWWESHCETNSLIYSPPPTHYLTTDASDTGWGAKLNNQSLQGTWSPNQQRLHCNSKEMTAIINVLRDQAQHLSSKSLPIQCDNRTVVSYLRHKGETKSGALMRLTRTAFQILDQFRIHMTIHHIPGNYNCDADRLSRKKPSPEWHLLPRITQKIFTKWGEPAVDLFASQRAHVVQKYCTLDRKDSNATYYDAFSWEWSFHLAWVFPPPHLIPRVLAHLNNAEGTFLLIVPRWKNTFWRPDLKNRVLAPPFTIKDLNAVLIDITTGLPPPKASEMTLEVWKCHGEANT from the coding sequence ATGTTGAAGGCTCGGTCAACGAGGAGCGGGATACTTGCCGAAGATACGAGGCAGGAACTCGAATGGTGGGAGTCGCACTGCGAGACAAACTCCCTCATCTACTCCCCCCCACCAACGCATTACCTGACGACAGATGCCAGCGATACGGGCTGGGGAGCGAAGTTAAACAATCAAAGCCTTCAAGGAACATGGAGCCCAAATCAGCAACGTCTCCATTGCAACTCGAAGGAAATGACTGCCATCATCAACGTCTTAAGAGACCAAGCTCAGCACCTGAGCTCAAAATCCCTCCCGATTCAATGCGACAATCGCACTGTGGTGTCCTATCTTCGCCACAAAGGGGAAACCAAATCTGGGGCCTTAATGAGATTAACCAGAACAGCATTTCAAATCTTGGACCAATTCCGCATTCACATGACCATCCATCACATCCCCGGCAACTACAATTGCGACGCCGATCGCTTATCCAGAAAAAAGCCGTCTCCAGAGTGGCATCTTCTACCAAGGATCACGCAAAAGATTTTCACCAAGTGGGGAGAACCGGCAGTAGATCTTTTTGCATCCCAACGAGCCCATGTGGTGCAAAAGTATTGCACACTCGACCGGAAAGACAGCAACGCGACATACTACGATGCGTTCAGCTGGGAATGGAGTTTTCACCTCGCTTGGGTCTTCCCACCTCCACATCTCATCCCAAGAGTCCTGGCACACTTAAACAACGCGGAAGGGACCTTTCTCTTGATAGTCCCTCGGTGGAAGAACACATTTTGGAGACCAGATCTCAAAAACCGGGTTCTCGCACCCCCGTTCACCATCAAGGACCTGAACGCAGTGTTGATCGACATAACGACAGGACTGCCACCGCCGAAGGCATCAGAAATGACATTAGAAGTTTGGAAATGTCATGGGGAAGCCAATACCTAA